In Leptolyngbya sp. CCY15150, a genomic segment contains:
- the pheS gene encoding phenylalanine--tRNA ligase subunit alpha: MTSTTTRDLESQLNTLQQEAQQAIAQSENLEQLEPLRIQYLGKKGQLSKVLGGMGKLDPSDRPQIGALANEVKQVVQTALDEKRGALAAAAIEARLAAETLDVTMPGVYRPQGHSHPLSSTIERSLDVLVGLGYTVAQGPEMETDYYNFEALNTPADHPARDMQDTFYLPDGNLLRTHTSSVQIRYMEEHDPPIRVAAPGRVYRRDTVDATHAAVFHQIELLAIDEGLTFTDLKGTIKVFLEAMFGDLPIRFRPSFFPFTEPSAEVDVQWKGQWLEVLGCGMVDPNVLKSVGYDPEVYTGFAAGFGVERFAMVQHRIDDIRRLYTSDLRFLRQF; encoded by the coding sequence ATGACTAGCACAACCACCCGCGATCTAGAATCTCAGTTGAATACATTGCAACAGGAGGCCCAGCAGGCGATCGCCCAGTCCGAGAATCTGGAGCAGTTGGAGCCGCTGCGCATTCAGTATTTGGGCAAAAAGGGGCAGCTCTCCAAGGTATTGGGAGGGATGGGGAAGCTTGATCCTAGCGATCGCCCTCAGATTGGAGCCCTGGCTAATGAGGTGAAACAGGTCGTGCAAACGGCGCTGGATGAAAAGCGCGGGGCGCTGGCTGCCGCTGCCATTGAGGCGCGTTTAGCCGCCGAGACTCTAGATGTAACCATGCCGGGGGTCTATCGTCCCCAAGGGCACAGCCATCCCTTGTCGAGCACCATTGAGCGATCGCTGGATGTGTTGGTGGGGCTAGGCTATACCGTGGCCCAAGGGCCCGAAATGGAAACCGACTACTATAACTTCGAGGCGCTCAATACCCCAGCGGATCACCCTGCCCGCGATATGCAGGACACCTTCTACCTGCCCGATGGCAACCTACTGCGCACCCACACCTCATCGGTGCAGATCCGCTATATGGAGGAGCATGATCCTCCGATTCGGGTGGCGGCTCCGGGGCGCGTATATCGTCGAGACACCGTTGATGCAACCCACGCAGCGGTGTTCCATCAAATTGAGCTTTTGGCCATTGATGAAGGCCTAACGTTCACCGATCTGAAGGGCACCATCAAGGTATTTTTGGAAGCCATGTTTGGCGATCTGCCCATTCGCTTCCGTCCCAGCTTCTTCCCCTTCACCGAACCATCGGCGGAGGTGGATGTGCAATGGAAAGGGCAATGGCTTGAAGTCTTGGGCTGCGGCATGGTGGATCCCAATGTGCTTAAATCGGTGGGCTATGACCCAGAGGTCTACACGGGATTTGCGGCGGGCTTTGGCGTC
- the surE gene encoding 5'/3'-nucleotidase SurE: protein MNILISNDDGIFAQGIRTLANTLVAAGHTVTVVCPDRERSATGHGLTLHKPIRVERVESVFHDPIQAWACSGTPSDCVKLALGTLLDQPPDIVCSGINHGSNLGTDILYSGTVSAAMEGVMEGIPSVAFSLASFSSQDFQPAANFAKTLLHHLSQHPLPHLMLLNVNIPAVRAADIAGVKITQQGIRRYTDLFEQRIDPRGKIYYWLAGEVLEEVDDPSFNPTVKLEGKHPEGLEVPLEIVETDVRAIQHRYITVTPLQFNLTSPSGLQTLQGWHTDWLTC, encoded by the coding sequence ATGAATATTCTGATTAGCAACGACGACGGTATTTTTGCCCAAGGCATTCGCACCTTAGCCAACACCCTCGTGGCGGCTGGTCATACCGTGACGGTGGTCTGCCCCGACCGCGAGCGATCGGCCACCGGCCATGGTCTCACTCTACACAAACCCATCCGCGTGGAGCGTGTCGAGTCTGTGTTCCATGACCCCATTCAGGCCTGGGCCTGTTCGGGCACGCCATCCGACTGCGTGAAGCTGGCCCTGGGCACCCTCCTGGATCAGCCGCCCGATATCGTATGTTCAGGCATCAACCATGGCTCCAATCTAGGTACCGATATTCTCTACTCGGGCACCGTCTCCGCTGCCATGGAAGGCGTGATGGAAGGGATTCCCAGCGTAGCCTTCAGCCTCGCCAGCTTTTCCTCCCAAGACTTTCAGCCCGCCGCCAACTTTGCCAAAACCCTACTGCATCACCTCAGCCAGCATCCTTTGCCCCATCTCATGCTCTTAAACGTCAACATTCCAGCGGTGCGCGCCGCCGATATTGCCGGGGTGAAGATTACCCAGCAAGGCATTCGCCGCTATACAGATTTGTTTGAACAACGCATCGATCCGCGCGGCAAGATTTATTATTGGTTGGCAGGAGAAGTGTTGGAAGAGGTTGATGATCCGTCCTTTAATCCTACTGTTAAACTAGAGGGTAAGCATCCTGAGGGCTTAGAGGTGCCATTGGAGATTGTAGAGACGGATGTTCGAGCTATTCAACATCGCTACATTACAGTGACCCCCCTTCAATTTAACCTGACGAGTCCTTCAGGGTTGCAGACCTTGCAAGGTTGGCATACAGACTGGCTGACCTGCTAA
- a CDS encoding MBL fold metallo-hydrolase, translating to MSNAQDQFIVRFWGVRGSIACPGPETVRYGGNTSCVEMQVAGHRIVFDGGTGLRVLGQELMSQIPVEGHLFFTHSHWDHIQGFPFFTPAFVKGNHFNIYGAVAPNGSTIEQRLNDQMLHPNFPVPLQIMGSQMAFCDLEVGEPVQIGDVLVENALLNHPGEAVGYRVNWNGYAAAYITDTEHYTDRLDENVMWLARDADVMIYDSTYTDDEYYSEKSSKVGWGHSTWQEAVKVAKAANVKKLVIFHHDPLHCDQFMDGIKDVTSKQFANSVVAWEGLTIDVVHDRQAAGGSTQEALPT from the coding sequence ATGTCTAACGCACAAGATCAATTCATTGTTCGTTTCTGGGGAGTGAGGGGCAGTATTGCATGTCCAGGACCCGAGACTGTGCGCTACGGTGGAAACACCTCCTGTGTTGAGATGCAGGTCGCAGGACATCGCATCGTGTTTGATGGTGGAACAGGGTTGCGCGTTCTAGGGCAAGAGCTGATGTCCCAAATTCCGGTGGAAGGACACCTCTTTTTCACTCACTCTCACTGGGATCACATTCAAGGCTTTCCGTTTTTCACTCCAGCTTTTGTGAAAGGGAATCACTTTAATATTTATGGCGCAGTGGCTCCCAATGGTTCAACCATTGAGCAGCGTTTGAATGACCAAATGCTCCACCCCAACTTCCCCGTGCCGCTACAGATTATGGGATCACAAATGGCGTTTTGTGATTTAGAGGTAGGGGAACCGGTGCAAATTGGCGATGTGCTGGTGGAGAATGCTCTGCTCAATCATCCGGGTGAAGCCGTGGGCTACCGGGTGAACTGGAATGGCTATGCTGCCGCCTACATCACTGATACAGAGCATTACACCGATCGCCTCGATGAAAACGTCATGTGGCTGGCCCGTGATGCCGATGTGATGATCTACGACTCGACCTACACGGATGACGAATATTATTCAGAAAAGTCGAGCAAGGTTGGCTGGGGGCATTCCACCTGGCAAGAGGCGGTGAAGGTGGCAAAGGCTGCCAATGTCAAAAAGTTAGTCATTTTCCACCATGACCCCCTGCACTGTGATCAGTTCATGGATGGCATCAAAGACGTTACGTCTAAGCAATTTGCAAACAGCGTGGTGGCCTGGGAAGGCTTGACCATTGATGTGGTTCATGATCGCCAAGCTGCTGGCGGATCGACCCAGGAAGCGCTACCGACTTAA
- the truB gene encoding tRNA pseudouridine(55) synthase TruB: MTSQGFLNLYKLAGWTSHDCVAKVRRILSQKRVGHGGTLDPAAVGVLPIAVGRATRLINYLSSDKAYRATIRFGVTTTTDDLDGEVIAEAPVPHLTLDDVTAILPSFEGQIDQIPPQYSAISVDGKRAYDLARAGQVVDIPIRTVTVYSIEVLAWRSLPYPELEVAIACSAGTYIRAIARDLGAQLQTGAALAHLIRTRSSGFVLEESITLDDLLSSWTAGKNLLIPPEQALQHLPPLVLDGETARRWQQGQKVAIAPATTHLHYRVHGEDHCFLGIGEWIDPSEADEPPRLRPRVVYDP, encoded by the coding sequence GTGACTTCTCAAGGCTTTCTAAACCTGTATAAACTAGCGGGCTGGACGTCCCACGATTGCGTGGCCAAGGTGCGCCGGATTCTATCCCAGAAGCGGGTTGGCCATGGCGGCACCCTAGATCCCGCTGCTGTAGGGGTCTTGCCGATCGCTGTGGGACGGGCAACGCGCCTGATTAACTACCTCAGCTCGGATAAGGCCTACCGCGCCACCATCCGCTTTGGCGTGACCACCACCACCGATGACCTAGACGGTGAGGTGATCGCTGAAGCTCCAGTACCCCATCTCACCCTGGATGACGTGACGGCCATCCTCCCCAGCTTTGAGGGACAAATTGACCAAATTCCACCGCAGTACAGCGCGATTTCGGTGGATGGAAAACGCGCCTACGACTTGGCTCGGGCTGGGCAGGTGGTAGACATTCCCATCCGCACCGTGACGGTCTACAGCATCGAGGTGCTGGCCTGGCGATCGCTGCCCTATCCCGAACTGGAGGTGGCGATCGCCTGTAGTGCCGGCACCTATATTCGAGCGATCGCCCGCGATCTTGGTGCCCAGCTCCAGACCGGAGCAGCCCTGGCCCACCTGATCCGCACGCGCAGTAGCGGCTTTGTCCTAGAAGAGAGCATCACCCTAGATGACCTCCTGTCAAGCTGGACGGCTGGCAAAAACCTGTTGATTCCCCCTGAGCAAGCTCTCCAGCACCTGCCGCCCCTAGTCCTTGATGGGGAAACTGCCCGGCGCTGGCAGCAAGGACAAAAGGTGGCGATCGCTCCCGCGACCACCCACCTACACTATCGAGTGCATGGAGAGGATCATTGTTTCCTGGGTATCGGTGAATGGATTGACCCCAGTGAAGCCGATGAGCCTCCCCGCTTGCGCCCCCGAGTTGTCTATGATCCTTAG
- a CDS encoding DUF4129 domain-containing protein: protein MKSRCYRRSPPEPYDVLAMDEIFSPRDYQDTSVGWQVQQATQQVSEWLEAQWSTVQPDVPMPQVTPPDWLLRTLFIIIIGGLLGWLGWQFYREFAPQIQAWLGRGIGDRRPSQPSTPPHRAPEIWVQQARQAQQAGNYREACRCLYMAMLSQLSDQEVIRLEASRTDGEYRALLLTVADPAPYYLLLAIHEQLCFSSQGISAAEWERCWAAYQELPSP, encoded by the coding sequence TTGAAGAGCCGTTGTTACAGGCGATCGCCCCCTGAACCCTATGATGTTCTAGCCATGGACGAGATCTTTTCCCCTCGTGACTATCAAGACACTAGTGTAGGCTGGCAGGTGCAGCAAGCTACCCAGCAGGTCAGTGAGTGGCTCGAAGCACAATGGAGCACGGTGCAGCCCGATGTACCCATGCCCCAGGTGACACCGCCAGACTGGCTGCTGCGGACTCTATTCATCATCATCATCGGCGGATTGCTGGGCTGGTTAGGCTGGCAGTTTTATCGAGAATTTGCGCCCCAGATCCAAGCGTGGCTAGGGCGGGGTATCGGCGATCGCCGTCCTAGCCAACCCAGCACCCCACCCCATCGCGCCCCCGAGATCTGGGTACAGCAAGCGCGCCAAGCTCAGCAAGCTGGTAACTATCGTGAGGCCTGCCGCTGCCTGTATATGGCCATGCTCAGCCAGCTCAGCGATCAAGAGGTTATTCGGCTGGAGGCCAGCCGCACCGATGGCGAATATCGAGCCCTGCTTTTGACGGTGGCGGATCCGGCCCCCTACTACCTGCTGCTGGCGATCCATGAACAGCTTTGCTTTAGCAGTCAAGGGATTTCTGCTGCAGAATGGGAGCGCTGTTGGGCCGCCTATCAGGAGCTGCCGTCCCCATGA
- a CDS encoding DUF4350 domain-containing protein: MSHRKRPWILGALAIAALLLLTLGLAPGGSNLQGSTYSRTPFGYGAWYAQMRQDCSLDIRRWQRSLDDLPGFYREEQEPPPQAITLLRFYGEFMQPWVLQSRTPEDWVSRGNVIIHVGVRSPATRAPFRSQVDTSVGPVQVETRRRANLDDLDEPQEDLGTVEQVSMTLPTAADDAAIADEYGTLVWQEAVGAGRVIYVVPPFLAANAYQTTLQNFDYLTQLVTEPGLPILVDEFLHGYSGDVEQEAIAEPEAACPPRPELQGFSAEELPPLPPPPTLWGYLAKTPLVIVATQAIAILLLLIWDQNRRFGPPQRIPSVTVDNSQAYINALAGVLIKAGCQPFMVNLILQAERRRLQQFLGLHGQDLSPEAIAQAWSQQTRQPPGDVLALLTPRQSMSQQDLLLWLRTIQRVRQATN, encoded by the coding sequence ATGAGCCATCGCAAACGACCATGGATACTCGGGGCGCTGGCGATCGCTGCTCTGCTGCTGCTGACCCTCGGGCTAGCTCCGGGCGGCTCTAACTTGCAGGGGTCTACCTACAGCCGTACGCCCTTTGGCTATGGGGCCTGGTATGCCCAAATGCGCCAAGATTGCAGTCTTGATATTCGCCGCTGGCAGCGATCGCTCGACGACTTGCCAGGTTTTTATCGTGAGGAACAGGAACCGCCACCCCAAGCCATCACGCTCCTGCGGTTCTACGGTGAGTTTATGCAGCCATGGGTCTTACAGAGCAGAACTCCCGAAGATTGGGTGAGTCGGGGTAATGTGATCATCCATGTGGGGGTGCGATCGCCTGCCACCCGTGCTCCCTTTCGCAGCCAGGTAGACACATCGGTGGGTCCGGTGCAGGTTGAGACTCGCCGCCGGGCCAATCTAGATGATCTAGATGAACCCCAGGAGGACTTGGGCACTGTTGAACAGGTGTCGATGACCTTGCCGACCGCAGCCGATGACGCGGCGATCGCCGATGAGTATGGCACCTTAGTCTGGCAGGAGGCTGTGGGAGCAGGACGGGTGATCTATGTGGTGCCGCCGTTTCTCGCCGCCAATGCCTACCAAACGACCCTCCAGAACTTCGACTATCTCACTCAGTTGGTCACCGAACCGGGCCTACCGATTCTGGTGGATGAATTTCTGCACGGCTATTCTGGGGATGTTGAGCAGGAGGCGATCGCTGAGCCAGAGGCAGCCTGTCCACCCCGCCCCGAGCTCCAGGGTTTTTCGGCGGAAGAGCTGCCGCCCCTGCCGCCGCCGCCCACCCTCTGGGGCTACCTAGCCAAGACGCCCCTAGTGATTGTGGCAACCCAAGCGATCGCCATACTGCTGCTGCTGATATGGGATCAAAATCGGCGGTTTGGCCCACCCCAGAGGATTCCCTCAGTCACCGTAGACAACAGTCAGGCCTATATCAACGCCTTGGCTGGGGTGCTGATCAAAGCTGGCTGTCAGCCGTTTATGGTGAACCTCATCCTCCAAGCAGAGCGACGGCGACTGCAGCAATTCCTGGGGCTCCACGGTCAAGATCTCTCCCCAGAGGCGATCGCCCAAGCTTGGAGCCAGCAAACCCGTCAGCCCCCCGGCGATGTGTTGGCGCTCCTCACCCCTAGGCAGTCCATGAGCCAGCAAGACTTGCTACTCTGGTTGAGAACGATTCAGCGCGTTCGCCAGGCTACCAACTAA
- a CDS encoding MoxR family ATPase, translating to MNHPSSLFERLNTTISRIVVGQTTVVHHLMVALLSGGHVILEGVPGTGKTLTVKALSQLIKADFRRIQLTPDVLPSDILGTNIFDLNTRSFSLKRGPVFTEILLADEINRTPPKTQSALLEAMEEQQVTLDGDRLLLPDLFWVIATQNSLEFEGTYPLPEAQLDRFLFKLVVDYPSPSAERQMLANAQSGLQTKRVNLEQLKPIATVEHILTARRLVQQVEVADPLLDYLMTLVQRTRQHPDLSLGASPRSAVAWLQASKAHAWLEGRSFVTPDDLKAIAPPLLRHRLILRPEAQLDGLQAEPIIAAILSQVPVPR from the coding sequence GTGAACCATCCTTCCTCGCTCTTCGAACGCCTCAACACCACCATCAGCCGCATTGTGGTGGGACAAACCACCGTTGTCCACCACCTCATGGTGGCGCTGCTGTCGGGGGGACATGTGATTCTAGAAGGCGTGCCGGGGACAGGTAAAACCCTAACGGTGAAAGCCTTGTCCCAGTTGATCAAAGCCGATTTTCGCCGCATTCAGCTCACCCCCGATGTCTTGCCCTCGGATATTCTCGGGACTAACATTTTTGACCTGAATACCCGCAGCTTTAGCCTAAAGCGCGGGCCGGTGTTTACCGAGATCCTGCTGGCCGACGAAATTAACCGCACGCCGCCCAAAACCCAATCGGCACTGCTAGAAGCCATGGAGGAGCAGCAGGTCACCCTGGATGGCGATCGCTTGCTGTTGCCAGATTTATTCTGGGTGATTGCCACCCAAAATTCCCTGGAGTTTGAAGGTACCTATCCCTTGCCAGAGGCGCAGCTCGATCGCTTCTTGTTCAAACTCGTGGTGGACTATCCCAGCCCTAGTGCCGAACGCCAGATGCTGGCCAATGCCCAATCGGGACTGCAAACCAAGCGGGTGAATCTAGAGCAACTGAAGCCCATCGCTACCGTGGAGCACATTCTCACCGCTCGCCGACTGGTGCAGCAGGTGGAGGTGGCAGATCCCCTGCTCGATTACCTGATGACCTTAGTGCAGCGCACTCGCCAGCATCCTGACCTGTCCTTAGGAGCTTCCCCCCGGTCTGCGGTTGCTTGGCTCCAGGCCAGCAAGGCCCATGCTTGGCTGGAAGGACGCAGTTTTGTCACCCCCGATGACCTAAAAGCGATCGCCCCTCCCCTGTTGCGCCACCGACTGATTCTGCGCCCAGAAGCTCAGCTAGATGGGCTGCAAGCCGAGCCGATCATTGCTGCCATCCTCAGCCAAGTGCCCGTACCGCGATGA
- a CDS encoding DUF58 domain-containing protein, with protein MIPSRQTYLILLLVTALGVGLATLTQSAMPTATVQPIALLLLGVDIGIVVAMILDSWRVRPHRVTVERSLDDRLSIGRENLVQVTVTTGDRPAVVQLRDTYPAVFTATPPQFFLTLPAHHQETLTYTIFPTARGDYAWGKIYLRQRGAWGLGWDSWTVDQARSVAVFPDLIGLRSLSIRLTLQTSGSIRRARRQGMGTEFAELRDYGTGDDPRLIDWKATARRNRPLIRVLEPEQEQTLMILLDRGRLMTAQVEGLKRFDWALNATLSLSLAALQRGDRVGVGVFDRQMHRWIPPDRGSQQLPKLLRCLTPIQPVLLEPDYLDAVSQVTRQQTRRALVVLLTDIIDQTASSDVLSAMGRLTPRYLPFCVALRDPYIDRQAQAPSPTVEAGYARAVALDLLQQRHLALALLQRRGALILDAPAHQITDQLVDRYLQLKARSQL; from the coding sequence ATGATTCCCTCCCGCCAGACCTACCTGATTTTGCTGCTGGTTACGGCCTTGGGGGTTGGCTTGGCTACCCTCACCCAGTCCGCCATGCCGACCGCGACCGTGCAGCCCATTGCCTTGCTGCTTTTGGGGGTGGATATCGGCATCGTGGTTGCCATGATCTTGGATAGCTGGCGAGTTCGTCCCCACCGGGTCACGGTTGAGCGCAGCTTGGACGATCGCCTCTCCATTGGGCGTGAGAATTTGGTGCAGGTGACGGTGACCACAGGCGATCGCCCTGCTGTGGTGCAACTTCGTGACACGTACCCCGCCGTTTTTACCGCTACCCCGCCACAGTTTTTCCTAACTCTGCCCGCCCATCATCAAGAAACCTTGACCTACACGATTTTCCCCACCGCGCGGGGAGACTATGCCTGGGGCAAGATCTATCTGCGGCAGCGGGGGGCTTGGGGGCTGGGCTGGGATAGCTGGACGGTGGATCAAGCCCGGAGCGTGGCGGTTTTTCCTGATCTGATTGGGCTGCGATCGCTGTCCATTCGCCTCACCTTGCAAACCAGCGGCAGCATCCGTCGAGCCCGCCGCCAGGGGATGGGGACTGAATTTGCCGAACTGCGAGACTACGGCACTGGTGATGATCCAAGGTTGATTGACTGGAAGGCCACCGCCCGCCGCAACCGTCCCCTGATTCGTGTGCTTGAACCCGAACAGGAACAAACCCTGATGATTTTGCTGGATCGGGGTCGCTTGATGACCGCTCAAGTGGAGGGATTGAAGCGATTTGACTGGGCTCTCAATGCCACTCTTTCCCTGTCCCTTGCGGCACTGCAACGGGGCGATCGCGTCGGGGTAGGCGTGTTTGATCGGCAGATGCATAGGTGGATTCCCCCCGATCGCGGCTCCCAGCAGTTGCCCAAACTGCTCCGTTGCCTGACGCCCATTCAACCGGTCTTACTGGAGCCCGACTACCTCGATGCCGTGAGCCAGGTGACCCGTCAACAAACCCGGCGCGCCTTGGTGGTGCTGCTCACCGACATTATTGACCAAACGGCGTCCAGTGACGTGCTGTCGGCCATGGGGCGGTTGACGCCGCGCTACCTGCCCTTTTGCGTCGCCCTGCGCGATCCCTACATTGATCGCCAGGCCCAAGCGCCCAGTCCAACGGTAGAGGCAGGCTATGCCCGCGCCGTGGCCCTCGATTTACTGCAGCAGCGCCACCTGGCCCTGGCCCTCCTACAGCGGCGCGGCGCACTGATTCTGGATGCCCCCGCCCATCAGATCACCGATCAACTCGTGGATCGCTACCTGCAACTCAAAGCCCGTAGCCAACTTTGA
- a CDS encoding ABC transporter ATP-binding protein — MSQDFLQIQNLRVAYPPSSRAQHRQASTEDWAVNDVSLSIAAGQRLGLVGESGCGKSTLGRAVLQLLPPRSQVDGQVLFQGQSVFDLSPPALRKFRGEAIALIFQDPMTRLNPLMTVGWHCMETLRAHHPHLSPRQLREKTVEALETVNIPANRWMQYPHEFSGGMRQRVAIALALLLEPKMIVADEPTTSLDVTVSAQILTELTRLCDQRQMGLLLISHDLALVGEYCDRLAVMYEGKLVEMGEVDTVLTSPQHPYTRSLLQAARLLQASEGAIASQEPAKEPILKLRHLKQHFTLEDNPIARLLTRSPRRTIKAVDGVDLDLYPGEILGLVGESGCGKSTLSRTILHLLRPTSGTVEFLGQDLTQMDRQHLRQQRRQMQMIFQDPHACLNPMMTIGQSITDPLLVHRLADATEAKRRVYAMLERVGLDPKEYYPRYPSDLSGGQQQRVAIARALITQPKLLICDEPVSMLDASVQAQVLDLMLDLKRDFDLTYLFITHDLWVARFLCDRIAVMNAGKIVELGATADLFAHPQHPYTQTLLSAAPLLARGDG, encoded by the coding sequence ATGAGCCAGGATTTTCTCCAGATTCAAAACCTGCGGGTTGCCTATCCGCCTTCCTCCCGCGCCCAGCACCGCCAGGCCTCGACCGAGGACTGGGCCGTCAATGACGTATCGTTGTCCATCGCGGCTGGACAACGGCTGGGGCTGGTGGGAGAATCCGGCTGCGGAAAATCTACCCTGGGGCGGGCGGTGCTGCAACTGCTGCCCCCCCGGAGCCAAGTGGATGGCCAGGTGCTGTTTCAGGGGCAATCGGTGTTTGACCTATCGCCCCCGGCCCTGCGCAAGTTTCGGGGAGAAGCGATCGCCCTGATTTTCCAAGACCCCATGACCCGGCTGAATCCGCTGATGACCGTGGGGTGGCACTGTATGGAAACCCTGCGCGCCCATCACCCCCACCTCAGCCCACGGCAACTGCGGGAAAAAACGGTGGAAGCGCTGGAAACGGTCAATATTCCCGCCAACCGCTGGATGCAGTATCCCCATGAGTTTAGCGGCGGTATGCGGCAGCGGGTAGCCATTGCCTTGGCCCTGCTGCTCGAACCGAAAATGATTGTGGCCGATGAACCCACCACGAGTCTGGACGTTACCGTTTCTGCCCAAATTCTCACCGAACTGACCCGCCTTTGCGACCAACGCCAGATGGGGCTGCTGCTGATTTCCCATGACTTGGCTCTGGTGGGAGAATATTGCGATCGCTTGGCGGTGATGTATGAGGGCAAGCTGGTGGAGATGGGCGAGGTAGACACGGTGTTGACGAGTCCTCAGCATCCCTATACGCGATCGCTGCTCCAGGCCGCTCGGTTGCTCCAGGCCAGCGAAGGGGCGATCGCTTCCCAGGAGCCAGCGAAGGAACCGATTCTCAAGTTACGCCATCTCAAGCAGCACTTCACCCTAGAAGATAATCCCATTGCTCGCCTGCTGACGCGATCGCCCCGCCGCACCATTAAGGCCGTAGATGGAGTGGATCTAGATCTGTATCCAGGAGAAATCCTGGGGCTGGTGGGTGAGTCGGGCTGCGGCAAAAGCACCCTCTCCCGCACCATCCTGCACCTGCTGCGTCCCACCAGCGGCACCGTCGAATTCCTCGGGCAGGACCTCACCCAGATGGATCGGCAGCATCTGCGCCAGCAGCGTCGCCAGATGCAGATGATCTTCCAAGACCCCCATGCCTGCCTCAATCCCATGATGACCATTGGGCAGAGCATTACCGATCCGCTGCTGGTACATCGGTTGGCCGACGCGACGGAAGCCAAGCGCCGGGTCTATGCCATGCTGGAGCGGGTGGGTTTAGATCCCAAGGAATATTACCCGCGCTATCCCAGCGATCTCTCCGGCGGACAGCAGCAGCGGGTGGCGATCGCCCGCGCCCTGATCACCCAGCCCAAGCTGCTGATCTGCGACGAGCCGGTGAGTATGCTGGATGCCAGTGTCCAGGCCCAGGTGCTGGATCTGATGCTTGACCTGAAGCGCGACTTTGACCTCACCTACCTATTTATCACCCATGATCTTTGGGTGGCTCGTTTCCTCTGCGATCGCATTGCCGTGATGAATGCTGGCAAGATCGTAGAACTAGGGGCAACGGCCGACCTCTTTGCCCATCCCCAACATCCCTACACCCAAACTCTCCTGAGTGCCGCACCCCTGCTGGCTCGCGGTGACGGGTAG
- a CDS encoding long-chain acyl-[acyl-carrier-protein] reductase: MFGLIGHLTSLQHAQSVAHDLGYPEYADQDLDFWCSAPPQIVDTIKVTSLTGQQIEGYYVESCFLPEMLAARRIKAATRKIINAMAHAQKHNIDITALGGFSSIIFENFNLQQIKQVRNVKLEFERFTTGNTHTAYIICRQVEQSAPKLGIDLSQATVAVCGATGDIGSAVCRWLDARTDVKELLLVARNTERLQALQDELGRGKILSLEEALPQADVVVWVASMPKGVEINPETLKHPCLLIDGGYPKNLATQLQHPEIHVLNGGIVEHSLDIDWKIMQIVNMDVPSRQLFACFAESMLLEFEKLYTNFSWGRNQITLDKMDLIGQASIKHGFRPLLAQPSGTA; encoded by the coding sequence ATGTTTGGTCTCATCGGTCACCTTACCAGTCTTCAACACGCTCAATCTGTCGCTCATGATTTGGGCTATCCCGAATACGCCGACCAGGACTTAGATTTCTGGTGTAGCGCTCCGCCACAAATCGTAGACACCATCAAAGTTACAAGTCTCACCGGTCAACAGATCGAAGGGTACTACGTTGAATCTTGCTTTTTGCCAGAAATGCTAGCCGCTCGGCGCATTAAGGCGGCCACCCGCAAGATTATCAATGCCATGGCCCACGCCCAAAAGCACAACATTGACATTACGGCCTTGGGCGGCTTCTCATCGATCATCTTCGAGAATTTTAATCTCCAGCAGATTAAGCAGGTGCGCAACGTCAAGCTAGAGTTTGAGCGGTTTACCACCGGCAACACCCACACCGCCTACATTATCTGCCGGCAGGTGGAGCAGTCTGCTCCCAAGCTGGGCATTGATTTATCCCAAGCTACCGTAGCGGTCTGCGGCGCGACGGGCGATATTGGCAGCGCGGTTTGTCGCTGGTTGGATGCCCGCACCGATGTCAAAGAATTGCTGCTGGTGGCCCGGAATACGGAGCGACTTCAAGCGCTACAGGATGAGCTGGGTCGCGGCAAAATTTTGAGCCTAGAAGAGGCGCTACCCCAGGCGGATGTGGTGGTTTGGGTGGCGAGTATGCCCAAGGGGGTGGAGATTAATCCTGAAACCCTCAAGCATCCCTGCTTGCTGATTGACGGAGGCTATCCCAAAAACTTGGCTACCCAGCTTCAGCATCCCGAGATCCACGTGCTCAATGGCGGCATTGTGGAACATTCCTTGGATATTGACTGGAAGATCATGCAAATCGTCAATATGGACGTGCCATCGCGGCAGCTATTTGCCTGTTTTGCCGAGTCGATGCTGCTGGAATTTGAAAAGCTGTACACCAACTTTTCCTGGGGACGCAATCAAATCACCCTCGACAAGATGGATTTGATTGGCCAAGCCTCCATCAAGCATGGGTTCCGTCCCTTGCTAGCCCAGCCTAGCGGTACAGCTTAG